Genomic DNA from Paramisgurnus dabryanus chromosome 11, PD_genome_1.1, whole genome shotgun sequence:
caccacagtcttaaatcatattttcgttgtgtctttgctgcgtcatctgtgttggttgggaactgcgctctgtttcaggcacacttgattctgaggaactactttgtttggcggaagagtaatatttgtactaatataattacaacttatttgtgttttattttataaaatcccgctaacgttatgcatatgaagtaaccgttttataaacgcaataaccCCCGCGAAGCACTGGtaactggtaacccactgcttcttggggcttattgctttaattcgcatttggtgtgtaccccATAACAcaatttattacacggctcgttagaatgctttattctgattggccagttgcgacatttgcaggtttgtcaTTGCTAGATAACAACTGCTCAAAACTGACACACGGTCACATGGATActgtaaatcattttgagaGGTACAGTTTAATGTTTCACAAATATGTCTTGtaatgacattatatttacaaatgattataCCAAATAGCGTATTCCTGTCCTCTGAAAGTAAATTCGCATTCgttaaaaattagcaaataaaatatttcaaataaatgtttaatgttcctTAACCTTACTCatgaggtaaatagccgtgtaataagcgagataatgtacaggcagccagGTGTTAGCGTGAATAAGCCCTTTCTTTCCGATGggtcacactgtcggggcttatttctgtgataacaactggctgcctgtacattatcccttacgtaaAGGTCTCTACGCAGATCATATATGGAAACTAAACTGCAAAAACGGCACCTCAGAAATGATCATGGTAACTTATGACATCACAACCACTAGCACATATAACTTCCTAAATTATTCAAGACCTGCTTGGTGGAACATCATTGCTCATTTCACATGTAATgaagctggccaatcagaaggaTGTTCATTTAGCCTATATAAAGATGTTCTAAAGGAATCTAAAAAAAGTGTTGAATTGTTTCATAAAAGGTGGAAAGtgtgatctcacggaaagtcatgttatagtcacaaaaaatgtgattaattaaTTTGTGTCTGTgtcacaaaattcagctttttttcgtgtccgttacacaaatttatttttcgtgtcattttatgtattgttttctgattgttctttcctattttcttaccattgtcacttggggttggggttagaatcactttctgttacattagacatcctaacccaaaccccaactttAACCCCAACTCTCGGTGAggatagttttaaaagcagaagaaaaacatgtagaaaccaatacataaaaatacatcctaacccaaaccccaaatctaaccccaagctaGAATGTTTTGAAAATAGGGGGGaaaatgagaaaccaataaaatgacacgaaaaagaaagtcgtgccacggacatgaaaactatttatagaaattcatgcgagtaacacaaaaaacacattcgtgctcaaggcacgaaaaaaaaaGGAATTTCCTGCCATGGAcgcaaataaattaataaaatataattaaattatgatgcacaaagtttataaaaattgaaaaatgtatttaaagtgggaaatatacaatatattcTTTAGAGAtatgaaattttatttttattgataaTTATTTTTTCTATActtattaaatgtgtttttggggTAAAGTATATAAACACTTACTGCCTCTGTAAgagctgttgttgttgttgtctgTAGGAGTCCACTAACTGCTGTGGTACAAACTCCACAAGTTCCAAACTGTCCTTTATCTTCATCAGGATGTCAAAGTTTTCCCGGCCACGCACCTTCacaaaagtatatatataataatgtaGCAAGAAGTCCTCAAACCCACCAAATCCAGTCACAAACACGCCGAATTAAAAGTGCACGTTTCTACACTCACCGGTATGTAATACATCTCCTCTTCTCCATGTCGTCTTTTCTTTATGTTGATGGGAGGTCCCGTCATATTGGCTGGGGTCTGTTTGAAATCTATGGAAAGCCAGAAACAGAGACTTAAGGTAAATGTGAAGAGACACACACACCCATGAAACCCATGAAATGGCTTAAAGAGACTGTGTCAAGTAAATGTGTAATTCAGTGGTTAGGatgtaaaaatgtttaagactttaatgaaaatgttctcaTAAGGAACACAAGGATTCTCCAATAAAAAATTAGATTTCACTTGAACTCCAACATTGAAATCTTAATAATAAAGTTTTCTTTATTGCTCACTTCGTTTGCAGGCATTTCCGTTTTTGGCCACACTGTCATTTAAAGCCTGTTGTTCTCTGAAATGATCCTCGTCTGCTTTGCGATCTCGGCCAGGACACGCACAGATCCGTCCCTCAAATGAACGCCTACCCAGGACCTGTCCACTGTGAAGAAAGATGCTAAAGTTTAGCTTTGACGTTTACCTGCTGAAGCATCCTACAGTCTGAATgaaattctgttattttaacTTAATAATCATTTCATTTATTGAAATCAAAACATGGTAAACAATTCATGGtatatttgtgcttaaaacatttaaccaAGGTTACATTAGTTATTTAATTCTTGTTATACTTCtgcttacttttttaagttgaaacaagaaatctttttattttgaatatttACTGTTACAATCCATTTCTTCAGGGATTCTATACGGGACCCCCTAGAGGGAGGCGAAGGAAGTGCGGGGCTGATCGACGGAAAAGCGACACTCGGACGTGCGAGGAACCCGGGGCtgcaatgtgcgttcgaagtgtcaatgatcaatgtgtccagcaattcacattagttctcgcagctagctATGTTCTTTATCAACGTATGAGGCGAGTGAtcaccgctaagagttgtcatagGTTTTACGCTCAGACAGAGGGCCCAGTCGTCACACAAAGGGAAATAAAGAGGTGGTGACCCCGGGCGGGTGTCCCGGCCTCCCCACAAGTGCGGGAGGGGCTTGGGGTCCTTGGCCCTGAGGGAGGGGCGCCTGTGGGGTACCGCCAGGGGTGTCGCGCCCCGGCAAGAGGCGTgtgatgggaaacagttgcaatctTTAGTCCCGATCACAAGCGGGGTggacacacgctgatccgcccattgcTTAAGATGCAAAGcttgtcaaaacatgtatttatccCGTCATTtttgtggctcgtcatgtcaaaatatgtgttctgcgcgtcacGTGAacatatgtgcatcacgtgtcatttcaaaataagtgcctgctgcagacgttTTAAATgggtttatgatgaaatacACCCTTGTGGTTGGcagatactcacttaatctcatgtgtaagaGTTTagtgagtattttgtgaatgtgagcgtctcttttatcataaactctttcgacgcgtgtgcagcaggcatgcattttgacatgacacatgatgcacattggttcacatgacgcaacgaacACATGTTTTAAATACCGCCCcttggaagagaagtcaccggccgccactgatacCCATGACCATCACCAAGCTCCACCAGTTGACCTACATTttgaattgaaatgaaatttgatGTGTCGTAAGAATAAAGGTTCACTTACTCTCGTGTCTCCAGCGTGATTATGATGAGGATAGGCCTACGATTCATTCCACCAACACAACTGCTGTTGCACATGAAATTATACAGAATGGTTGTGAACTCGGTGCCCACCTtcagaaacacacacagagagagagagagagtgagagagagagagagagagagagagagagcaatgaTTAAGTAGTTTGCAACAGCATTATAGCACAATTGCTCTATTTGCTGTGGTTTGAAGGTGAAtgtgagacaaaagtacagaatgccacattttatttttcacctGTTCTTCTATCTATGTGAGCATATTAACACAAGTGTTCAATGATGAACGGTGTCCTGATGCATTAGTTGTTtagtttacacatgaaaagcagATAATGTGTCCATGTAGTATCAGTTTGATCCATTGCTCCTGCAGTCTTGCATTTGGTGACACACATAGCCTACTTTGTATGTATTGAAACAATCAAATGTTACTTTCTATTCTTTTGCCTCATATTCATCTCACAGCAGGTGTTTGTCTCTGCAGCAAGGCAATTTAGTCTTTACTGTCCCAATACTTATTGATTCAATACCCAACACTTACTGTATATTTGACATTGATTGTGTTATTTATGTCATCAGtcgaaaatgtatatttaattaatgAAATTGTATTAATTGAATTGCAAAACCCACTTCATTCATTCACGTGTGAATCAGGTGTAACACAATACTGCAGACATCATTCCTCCAACACTGAAACTTCAGGTGCCTTTAGATGGCGCCAACAACTTCACATTAAAATGGAACTGAAGTAACAGTGTGTCAAACACGTGATGAAGATAACTATAGATATTCTTGCTGAGAATAATCCCTGGGCTATATTTTAATCCAGTCAGAACATGTTTAGCATCCTGTCATGAATGATCATTGCTTGGTTTGAAATAGTTGTGAGAAATGAAATAAATGAGGTCAGTGCAGTGTGAGAAGATCAGAACTAACCTGAGGAGCTTCGTATGGCACGAGAACGCTCTGTCGACCTGTCACAGGGTCATCTACATACTGACACAAATTATTGCCCTCCACTCGTATCAAGTGACTTGCGGGAGCTGTTTGACctggaaaaaaattatatatttctcatttgtatttgtattttatgtgcTTTCTAAATCTACAGCTTTAAATAAACAGGGTTAACCCAAATTAGTACAAAATGACAAGGAACATAATGGGGGAAAATCTCACTATGAAATAATGCATATTGGCCACAATTATTAGCACCCACAGAAATTATTGTGAGTGAAAAAATCTCTGAATTATATTCACACCAGCCCATTCTCATGAGTTGCATATAATTAgcacgcagtgtgaaaagtcATGCAATacatacacaaaattaaaatttggcATGAATATGATACATCAGTCCTTCCCGTTCACTTAATACGACAAATCTTTTTGTCGCTTgagtttggggttagaacaactttttgttacataaaatgacatcctaacctaAACCCCAATtttaaccccaactccaagtgaCCATGGTTTCAAAATAGAcgaaaacatggagaaacctatatatttaactctttccccaccattgacgagttatctcgttaattaagagaaaacatttgcataataaaatgtgttcctgataaattattatgttaatctgcaataccacttcccaatttatgaaaaaactgaagccaaaacgttttttaaaaatgttaaactctgtttatgttttgataattgttctgaatctgatctctaacaaaatttcttcacaaaaatgcaattatttcagctttttgctaaatttttttatgtttaaaggtgcaaaagaggatgtttgttttatacatttttgcaatattacttgaaactgtctttactaaatgataaaagactatttattagctgcactgaaagtaataatattaatatacgtcatctgtgcacaagataaggccttaaaaacatctgccaattgctcatgcggtcatcgcatacgcgattggccctctggcttgtcaatcactgccattacgatccttgtgagagacgtgcgcgctccagtaactaaacacatgcgacgcatgcgcatagcgcatgaaactccgtcttaagtttcggtttgttttcattgtcgagcctgctttcctcctcgaatttgcaccccggtagagaagaaactcaaaggaggacgcaaaagaaagacttttttaagccgCTGGAaataggagaaaattgtcagaagaacgtaatgtaaacagagtcgttaatggagaaacatttcaatgctggagagcaatgaaggaacagagaaGTGTCAATacagacgcgcagttcgcaaaattcttcccgacaggtaacagtgattattctttctttggggaataattattgttgtactgttattcaagtatattgacgttgtttgtgtactgtagttgtaaggcagtgaccagcctgctacatgctagttgaaatgggagaagcgtcgactgatctaacgttttaacgtcttattatttgtttattatcaaatcatttcacataatgaatgtACTGACGCGACAAAGCATATGccggtggtaaacaaacactcgtgttcaaatattCATGCACGAGTTTTTgaaggcgttccctagaaatgagccGTGAAGGAGGGAagctgttcttacgcatgcgcttatttaaaaaactcagtaaccgtttttggattctcagtcggcaaaaaacatcctcttttgcgcctttaagAGTATATAagcagataatttttttaatatatttgtatgtttatatatttataggaGATATAttttggaaggcattttgtgaaacttttgtgaaatcataaaaaatgctggcaggcggggaatgagttaatgacCTCCTAACCCAAATCTACTCCAAACCCAAGCGATAAAGGTTTAAAAAGCAGTATTAAGTGAACGGGAAGGACTGGCATATCATATGCACACAAAATTGGAATTTAGCAAATGTTTTGCTTGACTTTTCACACtatgtgctatttatacgcatttcATGTGAATGGCTTGCTAAAACCATGAAACTGTCCAGCCTAACATTAGTAAATATGAAGACACAAAAGCCAAATTTCCTAAATCATCCATTACAATAGATAATACCAAAGTATAGCTCTGATGTGCAGCTAAATGTTGTTGATCTTCACAAAATTAAAAGCAAACATAAGATGGGTTTGGTGCACATAGGACACCCAGTACCCTGGATCTTTAATTTTGTGGCTTTATTTTTGTATCAGATGTCCTGGACATCTTGATACATGACATCATGGATTGTATAAAAACCCACAGATAAAAAGCCTTATCAGGCATTCTGTTGACCCCTGAGGGCGATAACTGTGACCACCATCATtacatataaacatttatttaattcgTAGTTCTACCCCATTTTCAATTGTTTTagatcaataattttttttcttgagaaACAGATAGTACTGAGCAGCACTGTACTGTATTTAAAGATTACAGTTAAACCAAAAAGTCACATTATtcaaaatgaatgaattttacgTACTTTCATTAAACTCCCGTCCAAGTTCATGGTTAGGGCAGCGCTTGACCACTTCTGTGACATGTTCGGCCTTCTTGTATATGGGCATGGCTCGTATCACGCTGCCATTGGGAGGGTTGGCAGCCAGTTTGATCTGAATCGGACAGGTCTTGGCGATCTGACAGTACAGTTTCTTTAGCAATGGCGAGTACTGCAGAAAAAAAACAGAGAGAAAACCTTTAGACTCATGGTGGATATATTGTATATGAACATTTGAAAGCATTGCTATAACAGAAAAGAACTGATGTGAGTCTTTGACAGCATCAAACCAGATCCATGTAGTCATACAGGCATATAAAGACAAGTTCATCATTGGATGAGACTTTTCtccattacacacacacacacacacacacacacacacacacacacacacacacacacacacacacacacacacacacacacacacacacacacacacacacacacacacacacacacacacacacacacacacacacacacacacacacacacacacacagagcacaAGTCAGAGCTTGTCTAAAACCATAAAGACATCCCAAATATTCCCTCTAAAACACCAAATGTACAAGCCTGCTTTGTGTGGACTTGTATCAATGTGATTCAGATTTTATGAAAGAGAGATCAAACACCAGGTGCAGCAACTGAATAAATATCATTAACACTCTTTGCCACTGATTTACACTCGATAAATGTTTTGTTATAAACTATTGCTCATgaaatgtaaattaaacaataGCTTAAAAGTGGGCTACAAATGATCCACAAGAATTAACTTTTTCTTAGAAACATAATGAGTAATTTATAGTACAGATTATTAGAAAATTAGAAAAACAATTACATTTTCTttatagaaaataaaaaaattgttacaATTATGGCCTAAAGATTATTTAATGCCTTATACAGAATTTATAAATGTATGATTTGTAGA
This window encodes:
- the tp73 gene encoding tumor protein p73 isoform X2 → MEQSLGNRAASTSPYSSENTSNVPTPSPYSQPNSTFEAMSPAPAIPSNTDYPGPHNFEVTFQQSSTAKSATWTYSPLLKKLYCQIAKTCPIQIKLAANPPNGSVIRAMPIYKKAEHVTEVVKRCPNHELGREFNESQTAPASHLIRVEGNNLCQYVDDPVTGRQSVLVPYEAPQVGTEFTTILYNFMCNSSCVGGMNRRPILIIITLETRDGQVLGRRSFEGRICACPGRDRKADEDHFREQQALNDSVAKNGNACKRNFKQTPANMTGPPINIKKRRHGEEEMYYIPVRGRENFDILMKIKDSLELVEFVPQQLVDSYRQQQQQLLQRQGHVSSPSHYGSINNMNKIHGPINKLPSVNQLVTQQQTQQNAGPSGAMSHMGTNMLGGHHMQSNGDVNGGHPSQSIVSTSHCTPPPPYNPDPSLVRTQPLGLSGIPFLSEQFLNQPGLPKLYRLLHVAGTPECLPPSDPYHGGSWGPEDS